Proteins from a genomic interval of Coriobacteriia bacterium:
- a CDS encoding S8 family serine peptidase, giving the protein MRSRAPIVFALVLALVALMVPFSSAAAGAVPQASLAGSTVVVVPDRSTPTATVAAAVRAAGATVVETGTAARLLVAKPPAGTSASELAAQLGDAAGVALAQVNRRYVAAFFPNDPAFPQQWGLTKVGATRAWDTTTGDPAVVVAVLDSGVDLTHPDLVDRLVPGYDFMDHDTVPQDDFGHGTHVAGIIAATTDNGVGVAGVAPTVKIMPLRVLRYDRLTDQAVGDTFALAQAIRYAADHGADVINMSLGGDHSVDDPVRGAVQYALSRQVVLVAAAGNEGAQSVLYPASEYGVLGIGSSSSADVVSSYSNHGSGVDLVAPGESIYSTNWTLASGSTYGIKFGTSMATPFVSGAAALVRSVRPDSSSAEVRDELCRSALDLGDPGWDPAYGWGRLQVPESLTATVPRDAYESDDSLAEAKPQVAGTVAQHTSAPIGETDAVSFEASAGHRYHVWTEVFGGADTVLTLLAGDRTTVLSGSDDVDVGVDRSSSITWTAPADGVYYLLNVDDFEAGGSYAVHVDDLGLVVSVGTTLTLSVSSAAPSYAAYVTLSGTLHDTSGTALAAMPVRVESSADRVRWSTVTTLQTSSIGGYFSTRVRPSSRTWYRAVFAGSDVFLTGTSVAVAVTPKVSLTTPVAPSTPRHGVLFRAYTDLRPAVPARARSAVRLYWYRYQSGHWVLRKTVWAYGTNSSGVARCAVYVSLPYTGTWRVRAYFTGAAYTSTWSSYRYVSAR; this is encoded by the coding sequence GTGCGTTCCCGCGCGCCCATCGTCTTCGCGCTCGTGCTGGCGCTCGTCGCGCTGATGGTGCCGTTCTCGTCGGCGGCAGCCGGCGCTGTGCCGCAGGCGTCGCTCGCAGGCTCGACCGTCGTGGTGGTACCCGACCGCTCGACGCCGACCGCGACGGTCGCGGCCGCTGTTCGTGCCGCCGGTGCGACCGTCGTCGAGACGGGAACGGCCGCGAGGTTGCTCGTCGCGAAGCCGCCGGCGGGTACGAGTGCCTCCGAACTCGCGGCCCAGCTGGGCGACGCCGCAGGCGTGGCACTCGCGCAGGTCAACCGTCGCTACGTCGCCGCCTTCTTCCCGAACGACCCCGCTTTCCCGCAGCAGTGGGGACTGACGAAGGTCGGCGCGACGCGGGCGTGGGACACCACGACCGGGGATCCGGCCGTCGTCGTCGCGGTGCTCGACTCGGGCGTCGACCTGACCCATCCCGACCTCGTGGACCGGCTCGTCCCCGGATACGACTTCATGGATCACGACACGGTGCCGCAGGACGACTTCGGCCACGGGACGCACGTCGCGGGGATCATCGCCGCGACGACGGACAACGGGGTCGGTGTCGCCGGCGTCGCGCCCACCGTCAAGATCATGCCGCTGCGCGTGCTGCGCTACGACCGGCTCACCGATCAGGCGGTCGGTGATACCTTCGCGCTGGCTCAGGCGATCCGCTACGCGGCGGATCACGGCGCAGACGTCATCAACATGAGCCTCGGCGGAGACCACAGCGTGGACGATCCCGTGCGGGGTGCTGTCCAGTACGCGCTCAGCCGACAGGTCGTGCTCGTCGCGGCTGCCGGCAACGAGGGAGCACAGTCGGTGCTCTATCCCGCCAGCGAGTACGGCGTCCTCGGCATCGGCTCGAGCAGCTCGGCTGACGTGGTCTCCTCGTATTCGAACCATGGCTCCGGGGTGGATCTGGTCGCCCCAGGCGAGAGTATCTACTCGACCAACTGGACCTTGGCGTCGGGAAGCACGTACGGGATCAAGTTCGGGACGTCGATGGCGACGCCGTTCGTCTCGGGCGCCGCTGCCCTCGTGCGGTCCGTGCGACCGGACTCGTCCTCGGCGGAGGTCCGGGACGAACTGTGCCGCTCGGCTCTCGATCTCGGCGATCCAGGTTGGGACCCCGCCTATGGATGGGGCAGGCTGCAGGTCCCCGAGTCGCTCACCGCCACGGTGCCACGTGACGCCTACGAGTCCGACGACTCCCTCGCGGAGGCGAAGCCTCAGGTAGCGGGTACCGTCGCGCAGCACACGAGCGCACCCATCGGGGAGACCGATGCGGTCTCGTTCGAGGCTTCCGCAGGGCATCGCTATCACGTGTGGACCGAGGTGTTCGGCGGCGCCGACACCGTCCTCACACTTCTGGCCGGCGACCGCACGACCGTCCTCTCCGGTTCGGACGACGTGGACGTCGGCGTCGACCGTTCTTCCTCGATCACGTGGACCGCACCCGCCGACGGCGTCTACTACCTGCTGAACGTCGACGACTTCGAGGCGGGCGGGTCTTATGCCGTACACGTCGACGACCTAGGGCTGGTCGTGTCCGTCGGCACCACGCTGACACTCTCGGTCTCGAGCGCGGCGCCGTCGTACGCCGCGTACGTCACGCTCTCGGGGACGCTCCACGACACGTCCGGGACGGCCCTCGCGGCGATGCCCGTGCGGGTGGAGTCGTCGGCCGACCGCGTCAGGTGGTCGACGGTGACGACGCTGCAGACGTCCTCGATCGGCGGCTACTTCTCGACGCGGGTCAGGCCGTCGTCCCGCACCTGGTATCGCGCCGTGTTCGCTGGGAGCGACGTCTTCCTCACCGGTACCAGCGTGGCGGTCGCCGTCACGCCGAAGGTCTCACTCACGACCCCGGTCGCTCCGTCGACGCCCAGGCACGGCGTCCTGTTCCGCGCCTACACCGACCTGCGCCCGGCCGTTCCCGCCAGGGCGAGGAGCGCGGTCCGGCTCTACTGGTACCGCTACCAGAGCGGTCATTGGGTCTTGCGCAAGACCGTGTGGGCGTACGGCACGAACTCGAGCGGTGTCGCGCGTTGCGCCGTCTACGTCTCGCTCCCGTACACGGGGACGTGGCGCGTGAGGGCCTACTTCACCGGCGCGGCGTACACGTCCACGTGGTCGTCGTACCGGTACGTCTCCGCACGCTGA